The Myxocyprinus asiaticus isolate MX2 ecotype Aquarium Trade chromosome 26, UBuf_Myxa_2, whole genome shotgun sequence genome has a window encoding:
- the LOC127416623 gene encoding DCN1-like protein 5 isoform X1, protein MDTLPKVRPNQPIRSSIMPVKKKRKSSGSEDPSIRKCKITSYCRTQTPGRLLNPEDLFSSKKCLAWFYEYAGSDDVVGPESMEKFCEDIGVEPENIVMLVLAWKLDATNMGFFTKEEWLKGMTSLQCDCTERLQGKLDYLRSQLNDPVIFKSIYRYAFDFARDKDQRSLDMDTAKSMLALLLGRTWPLFPVFNQFLEQSKYKVMNKDQWYNVLEFSRTVNTDLSNYDEDGAWPVMLDEFVEWHKVRIAL, encoded by the exons ATGGACACATTGCCCAAAG TAAGACCAAATCAACCCATCCGAAGTTCCATTATGCCTGTGAAAAAGAAGAGAAAGTCATCCGGTTCAGAAGACCCCAGTATCAGAAAGTGCAAAATCACCAG TTACTGTAGGACACAAACTCCAGGTCGACTGCTAAACCCAGAGGATCTGTTCTCTAGCAAGAAATGTCTTGCCTGGTTTTACGAATACGCAG GGTCAGATGATGTCGTCGGACCAGAGAGCATGGAGAAGTTTTGTGAGGACATCGGCGTGGAGCCAGAAAAT ATTGTAATGTTAGTGTTAGCCTGGAAACTTGATGCAACAAATATGGGATTTTTCACTAAAGAAGAATGGCTAAAAGGAATGACCTCACTACA ATGTGACTGCACAGAGAGGTTACAAGGCAAACTGGATTATTTACGCTCTCAACTGAATGACCCGGTTATATTTAAGAGCATTTACAGATATGCCTTTGACTTTGCCAGG GATAAAGATCAGCGCAGTCTTGATATGGACACAGCAAAATCCATGTTGGCACTGCTGCTTGGAAGGACGTGGCCCCTGTTCCCTGTCTTCAATCAGTTTCTGGAG CAATCAAAGTACAAAGTAATGAACAAGGATCAGTGGTACAACGTCTTAGAATTTAGCCGCACCGTTAACACAGACCTCAGCAATTACGATGAAGATGGAGCCT GGCCAGTGATGCTGGACGAGTTTGTGGAATGGCATAAGGTCAGAATTGCATTATAG
- the LOC127416623 gene encoding DCN1-like protein 5 isoform X2, with translation MPVKKKRKSSGSEDPSIRKCKITSYCRTQTPGRLLNPEDLFSSKKCLAWFYEYAGSDDVVGPESMEKFCEDIGVEPENIVMLVLAWKLDATNMGFFTKEEWLKGMTSLQCDCTERLQGKLDYLRSQLNDPVIFKSIYRYAFDFARDKDQRSLDMDTAKSMLALLLGRTWPLFPVFNQFLEQSKYKVMNKDQWYNVLEFSRTVNTDLSNYDEDGAWPVMLDEFVEWHKVRIAL, from the exons ATGCCTGTGAAAAAGAAGAGAAAGTCATCCGGTTCAGAAGACCCCAGTATCAGAAAGTGCAAAATCACCAG TTACTGTAGGACACAAACTCCAGGTCGACTGCTAAACCCAGAGGATCTGTTCTCTAGCAAGAAATGTCTTGCCTGGTTTTACGAATACGCAG GGTCAGATGATGTCGTCGGACCAGAGAGCATGGAGAAGTTTTGTGAGGACATCGGCGTGGAGCCAGAAAAT ATTGTAATGTTAGTGTTAGCCTGGAAACTTGATGCAACAAATATGGGATTTTTCACTAAAGAAGAATGGCTAAAAGGAATGACCTCACTACA ATGTGACTGCACAGAGAGGTTACAAGGCAAACTGGATTATTTACGCTCTCAACTGAATGACCCGGTTATATTTAAGAGCATTTACAGATATGCCTTTGACTTTGCCAGG GATAAAGATCAGCGCAGTCTTGATATGGACACAGCAAAATCCATGTTGGCACTGCTGCTTGGAAGGACGTGGCCCCTGTTCCCTGTCTTCAATCAGTTTCTGGAG CAATCAAAGTACAAAGTAATGAACAAGGATCAGTGGTACAACGTCTTAGAATTTAGCCGCACCGTTAACACAGACCTCAGCAATTACGATGAAGATGGAGCCT GGCCAGTGATGCTGGACGAGTTTGTGGAATGGCATAAGGTCAGAATTGCATTATAG